The [Clostridium] scindens ATCC 35704 nucleotide sequence AATCACCTCAAAGGTAGCCTACTATAATTTTGGCAAAAAGGGAGAGGATAAGACGGATCATCAGGTCGCTCTTACCGAGTATGAGGATACGGTCATGGCATCCGGGTTCTTTCTTAATAAGTCCACCTCCGTAGCAATCGGCGACAACTGCCTTGCCATATATAAAGGAGGCGAGGTTCCAAAAGAGTCTTCTAAGATTATGATCGACAAGGAGATCAAGAGCACATTCCATAATAGCAAATATATCGGCATGATCCTCAAGAATGAAGGCAAGGAAGGATATGAGCTTCGGCTTTACAATGCCGGAGGGAAGATGGCTATGTCTGAAGATTTTACCGGCGACTATAAGAATGTGAAAATCTGTGGAAGCCAGGTTATTATGTATGATGGAAAGAAATGCGGCATTTTTATGAGAAGCGGCGTGCAGAGATTTTCCGGAGAGATGGATAACAATATATTAGAAATATTTCCTGTAGCTGGAGTAAATAAATACATTGTGATGAATGCAAACGGAATGGAGAAGGTCCGGCTTGTAAAGTAAGGAGAACTTATGAATTGGTTATTAATAACAGTAGGCGCTATTTTTCTGATAAGCATTATTGTCGGCATATGCAAAGGCGCAATCAAGATAGCGGTTTCTTTGGCCACAACTATAGTGACTTTGTTCCTGGTTTTCTTTGCAACGCCTTATGTTGCTAAAGCAATCGCAAAATATACGCCTCTTGATGACCTGATCAAGAGCCAGGTGGTCAGCACGATGGCAAATGTGGCAACCTCCCAGGTTACAGGGGAAAGCGGCGGGCTCTCCGAGAGCAGCGTAAGAAAGGTTCTGGAAGCGGCAGGGGTCACAGAGGACATGCTGTCTCAGTACGGCATTTCTATAGAAGATATTGTGAATGGCAGCATTAGCAGCGAGGATCTTGCCAAGTATGGAATCTCAAGCAATGTGCTGGATGGCTTAAGCGACGATAAAAAGGGATCGATTGAAGATGCGATCAATGAGGCTGAGATACCAAGGGATGTACAGGTCGCCGCGATTGAGAAGGCTGATTTGCCGGATGTATTCAAGAACCTGCTTTCGGTAAATAATAATAGCGAGATATATAAGGAACTGGGGGTAGATACCTTTGCCCAATATGTGGGAAGCTATCTGGCCAGGCTCATTATCAATATCGTGGCCTTTCTATGTACGTTCGTATTAATAACAATAGTCCTGCGGGCGATCGTGTTTGCTCTGGACATCGTATCCAATCTTCCGGTGCTGGGATTTATAAACCGTCTGGCCGGAGGAGCGATAGGGGTGATAGGAGCGCTGGTCATCGTCTGGACCGTATTTGTGGTTATTACGCTTCTGTATACGACATCCTTTGGAAAGGAAATGTATCGGATGATTCAATCGGATGCAATTTTGAAGACGATCTATGAGTATAATCCTATTCTGAAACTGGCTACAATTTTTAGGTAAAAAAGTTGGACAAACCTCTTGACACTGAAAATGAAAGATGCTATTATATAATTCCACCGCGGAGACGTGGTGGATTTTTAAGCGGTCTAGGCCGGATGGCTGAAAAGAGCCGCTGAGAAAAAATAAAAAAAGATATCAAAAAAGTGTTGACAAAATATGGAAGCATGTGATATCATTTAGAAGTTGTCGCTTGAGACAACAACCTACAGAACCTTGATAATTGAACAATAGACAACAACCCTGAAAATTTCTTGTAAAGAGAGAATTTCAGAACAGAACGGGACATCGAGAGATGTCCGACCTTAAAACAGTAATAACGGGAAGGAATTAGCCAAGAGTTAGTTCTGACCGCGATCACAACTTTTAACGAGAGTTTGATCCTGGCTCAGGATGAACGCTGGCGGCGTGCCTAACACATGCAAGTCGAACGAAGCGCCTGGCCCCGACTTCTTCGGAACGAGGAGCCTTGCGACTGAGTGGCGGACGGGTGAGTAACGCGTGGGCAACCTGCCTTGCACTGGGGGATAACAGCCAGAAATGGCTGCTAATACCGCATAAGACCGAAGCGCCGCATGGCGCGGCGGCCAAAGCCCCGGCGGTGCAAGATGGGCCCGCGTCTGATTAGGTAGTTGGCGGGGTAACGGCCCACCAAGCCGACGATCAGTAGCCGACCTGAGAGGGTGACCGGCCACATTGGGACTGAGACACGGCCCAGACTCCTACGGGAGGCAGCAGTGGGGAATATTGCACAATGGGGGAAACCCTGATGCAGCGACGCCGCGTGAAGGATGAAGTATTTCGGTATGTAAACTTCTATCAGCAGGGAAGAAGATGACGGTACCTGACTAAGAAGCCCCGGCTAACTACGTGCCAGCAGCCGCGGTAATACGTAGGGGGCAAGCGTTATCCGGATTTACTGGGTGTAAAGGGAGCGTAGACGGCGATGCAAGCCAGATGTGAAAGCCCGGGGCTCAACCCCGGGACTGCATTTGGAACTGCGTGGCTGGAGTGTCGGAGAGGCAGGCGGAATTCCTAGTGTAGCGGTGAAATGCGTAGATATTAGGAGGAACACCAGTGGCGAAGGCGGCCTGCTGGACGATGACTGACGTTGAGGCTCGAAAGCGTGGGGAGCAAACAGGATTAGATACCCTGGTAGTCCACGCCGTAAACGATGACTACTAGGTGTCGGGTGGCAAGGCCATTCGGTGCCGCAGCAAACGCAATAAGTAGTCCACCTGGGGAGTACGTTCGCAAGAATGAAACTCAAAGGAATTGACGGGGACCCGCACAAGCGGTGGAGCATGTGGTTTAATTCGAAGCAACGCGAAGAACCTTACCTGATCTTGACATCCCGATGCCAAAGCGCGTAACGCGCTCTTTCTTCGGAACATCGGTGACAGGTGGTGCATGGTTGTCGTCAGCTCGTGTCGTGAGATGTTGGGTTAAGTCCCGCAACGAGCGCAACCCCTATCTTCAGTAGCCAGCATTTTGGATGGGCACTCTGGAGAGACTGCCAGGGAGAACCTGGAGGAAGGTGGGGATGACGTCAAATCATCATGCCCCTTATGACCAGGGCTACACACGTGCTACAATGGCGTAAACAAAGGGAGGCGAACCCGCGAGGGTGGGCAAATCCCAAAAATAACGTCTCAGTTCGGATTGTAGTCTGCAACTCGACTACATGAAGTTGGAATCGCTAGTAATCGCGAATCAGAATGTCGCGGTGAATACGTTCCCGGGTCTTGTACACACCGCCCGTCACACCATGGGAGTCAGTAACGCCCGAAGCCGGTGACCCAACCCGTAAGGGAGGGAGCCGTCGAAGGTGGGACCGATAACTGGGGTGAAGTCGTAACAAGGTAGCCGTATCGGAAGGTGCGGCTGGATCACCTCCTTTCTAGGGAAGAGAAGAAGTAAGGGCTGCTGTCTATTGTTCAGTTATCGAGGAATGCTGGAGAAGCCGGCTTGCTGCGTCAGAACAGCATGGCACGGATTTCCTGGCGGCGATACGCCCGGGGGCAACACCCGTTCCCATCCCGAACACGATGGTTAAGGCCCGGGCGGCCGATGGTACTTTACTGGAAACGGTACGGGAGAGCAGGTGGCTGCCAGGATTTAAAAAAAGAGAAGGGCAGATGCAGATCCGCTGCAGATGTTCGGGATCAGATAGATACCGGCAGGGACGGGCAACAACCCGCAGAGCCGACCCCATCAGCAGGGCAGTGCTGTTAAGATAGCTGGTCTTACCAGTGATTAGAGGTCAGAAGCGCATTCTGGTTTCTAATGGCTGATAAAGCGTCAGCCGCGCATATGTACCTTGAAAACTGCATACATGGAAATACAAGAATGATCAAGAAGAATATCTAGATCAAGACATCCGAGGTAATCGCGGAAGCGATTATTCAGAACAAACCAGATTCGAGGCAACGAATAGAAAAAATGCCGACTGGCCAACGCCGGCAACGCTATGCCGACGTAGGATCGAAGCGCCGCCCGTGCGCTTAAGTCCGCTTGGTCATGCTAGAAAGAGCATATGGTGGATGCCTTGGCACTAAGAGCCGATGAAAGACGCGATAAGCTGCGAAAAGCTTCGGGGAGGGGCAAATACCCTTTGATCCGGAGGTGTCTGAATGGGGAAACCCGCATGAGGAGCCCTCATGCATCCCTGCGCCAATCCATAACGCAGGGAGGGGAACCCGGCGAACTGAAACATCTAAGTAGCCGGAGGAAGAGAAAACAACAAGTGATTCCGTAAGTAGCGGCGAGCGAACACGGAGGAGCCCAAACCGGGGCGCGTGCGCCCCGGGGTTCGGACCGCGGAAGTGATTCGGGAAGGCTAGCAGAACGGCTTTGGGAAAGCCGGCCAGAGAGGGTGAAAGCCCCGTAAGCGAAAGCCTGACAGACACGGCGGTATCCAGAGTACCACGAGACACGAGAAACCTTGTGGGAAGAGGCGGGGACCACCCCGCAAGGCTAAATACTCCTTAGTGACCGATAGCGCATAGTACTGTGAAGGAACGGTGAAAAGAACCCCGGGAGGGGAGTGAAAGAGAACCTGAAACCATATGTTTACAAGCTGTGGAAGGGCCTTACGTGCCCAACCGCGTACTTTTTGTAGAACGGTCCGGCGAGTTACGCCGGCTGGCAAGGTTAAGGGCTAAAGGCCCGGAGCCGAAGGGAAACCAAGTCTGAATAGGGCGAAGGAGTCAGCCGGAGTAGACCCGAAACCGGGTGATCTATCCATGTCCAGGTTGAAGTTGCCGTAAAAGGCAATGGAGGACCGAACCCACATCCGTTGAAAAGGGTGGGGATGAGGTGTGGATAGGGGAGAAATTCCAATCGAACCCGGAGATAGCTGGTTCTCCTCGAAATAGCTTTAGGGCTAGCCTCATACGAGTCTTGCGGAGGTAGAGCACTGAATTTCCTAGGGGGCGTCAAAGCTTACCGAAGAATATCAAACTCCGAATGCCGCGTAGATGATGTATGGGAGTCAGACTGCACGAGATAAGTTGGGCAGTCGAAAGGGAAAGAGCCCAGACCTGCGGCTAAGGCCCCAAAATGTGTGTTAAGTGGAAAAGGA carries:
- a CDS encoding CvpA family protein, whose amino-acid sequence is MNWLLITVGAIFLISIIVGICKGAIKIAVSLATTIVTLFLVFFATPYVAKAIAKYTPLDDLIKSQVVSTMANVATSQVTGESGGLSESSVRKVLEAAGVTEDMLSQYGISIEDIVNGSISSEDLAKYGISSNVLDGLSDDKKGSIEDAINEAEIPRDVQVAAIEKADLPDVFKNLLSVNNNSEIYKELGVDTFAQYVGSYLARLIINIVAFLCTFVLITIVLRAIVFALDIVSNLPVLGFINRLAGGAIGVIGALVIVWTVFVVITLLYTTSFGKEMYRMIQSDAILKTIYEYNPILKLATIFR